Proteins encoded together in one Penicillium digitatum chromosome 1, complete sequence window:
- a CDS encoding UDP-N-acetylglucosaminyltransferase produces MYPTVAPFPVVQPHHRIHYHTDTLNQHMDDVNDSFSVRNDPSKPPFNTISRSRIQLPHPVQRLDSRDGSGYSSSANVAENTLRRKTPNGTLAAGYDGALGDTIQPPAPKHILVSPMEPAQFISSQGMQSENWQLILDQTATKQTNFPPVFKNDPTGTIQGEVVQDVNGTSWVRPVNYPSGVDSMLNQTLPLQPAHRYLLQNGQYVPTVLPATLQSCLGPTASAGTGPFGPYWPDGVYIPYRPAAFRDARFEPSTSFTKQTSQSFYDLNQSISNKAQVSLSSHADSGLAWGHSVPGLPTHDSLMKPLFPPRHSDQLPFHARANRPLSGLPAPQPLNNEPTSWSSRPIHGFQPPVPAVAVNTDFKEKVLSEAHGVYVDLLATIHQARRNSASNAAIDGYSRFLKPNIYPTPPRQPGLDFSQAPPPDLTRHNSYPTSQHDLQRQKPNTAGSHRSNDPPPLSRVQTRRPSLNKFAHSRGSDTHMLGLRDMGCPPGLPSFTRARGPLFNEGSPMSNAASALSMLSDLCAESRWEWIDGMLLGGCLAYGLGDYHKAVRWYSRIIARDSTHVEALSNLAATMLALDRREEASQNWLRAVQLRPSFFEAVEHLIGLLCHSHRGREAVNIIDFVQTSLRHPKDGDCFKTDEHASEPESDAESNISDVCMYDKASFEYDDDMGRTQGTEPGSPDAKPLGFASSGYAISGAENGRMLALVHAKGNMLYALGDNAGAAAAFEDAVLIAAGRRRHGIQSIIKQIFAAFSGNPSNGYPKSEHESQESILLYPETALKTAKLVFLAGGMPPGLQYIAEGMARNAATSTTSNSLLSLAKIYQDGMSSVGSSGATRSSPGVRDILALYYLSLSLQPSPSTANNVGILLAGIQNNPPARGLVRSNDETRHHLEIPGVVPGSGISLALAYYNYGLHLDSRHAHLYTNLGSLLKDIGQLHAAIKMYEQAVQCDGNFDIALANLANAVKDSGKVNDAIVYYKRAVKVNPEFAEAVCGLANALNSVCNWVGRGGVVNARGFRDRWHVDEKGMLRDSLHTDTGGSGWIKRVVDIVDRQLKEGEYWGRGMLTASTAEQMCLQLAPALESTRFAASHRMSLTKLFQSWAGQKWEGSRLVRLVERAIRSLTWQWYQDRYVFGKDYPLSKYRRPQLPGGLSAPNAPTVLPFHTFTCPLSAKQIRQISQRNGLRISTSTLRLPWLPSTVFPPPSPPSPYLRVGYVSSDFNNHPLAHLMQSVFGLHDPSRVKSYCYATTPSDKSVHRQQIEKEAPVFYDASAWPVDRLVQQIVADGIHILVNLNGYTRGARNEVFAARPAPIHMSFMGFAGTLGAEWCDYILADQLSIPPETLSPGRRTIRIEDRLLEEDNAEELEDWVYGEKIVFTRDTFFCCDHRQSAPDAGEMHVSWEEEQARRWRMRKELFPNLSDDTIILGNFNQLYKVEPTTFRTWLRILARIPNAVLWLLRFPDTGEKNLRDIAKAWAGEETASRIIFTDVAPKNTHIARAKILDLFLDTPECNAHTTATDVLWSGTPLLTLPRYKYKMCSRMASSILSSALPSSEVGQRAREDLIASSDEDYENKAIRLCLDLQYSGHEGHARGRLVEIRQMLFRDRYQNKLFDTARWVRDLEKAYEAVWAQWVNGEEGDIWL; encoded by the exons ATGTATCCGACGGTTGCACCGTTTCCCGTGGTTCAACCGCACCACCGAATACACTATCATACCGACACCCTCAACCAGCATATGGACGATGTGAACGACTCATTCTCCGTCCGCAACGATCCCTCTAAACCTCCCTTTAATACAATATCACGATCACGCATCCAACTACCGCATCCCGTTCAACGTCTCGATTCCCGCGATGGCTCCGGCTATAGCTCCAGCGCAAATGTGGCCGAAAACACCCTGCGGAGGAAAACCCCCAACGGAACCCTAGCTGCGGGGTATGATGGCGCCCTTGGCGATACCATTCAGCCACCAGCACCGAAGCACATATTGGTTTCGCCGATGGAACCGGCCCAGTTCATTTCCTCCCAAGGGATGCAGTCCGAAAATTGGCAGCTTATATTGGACCAGACAGCTACGAAACAAACGAACTTTCCTCCCGTCTTCAAAAATGATCCTACAGGCACGATCCAAGGAGAAGTCGTTCAGGATGTGAATGGGACCAGCTGGGTGCGTCCAGTCAACTATCCTTCGGGAGTTGACTCCATGTTGAATCAAACTTTGCCCCTGCAGCCAGCCCATCGATATCTCCTACAAAATGGGCAATATGTGCCCACAGTCCTACCAGCCACCCTGCAATCGTGCCTCGGACCAACCGCTTCAGCAGGCACTGGGCCATTCGGTCCATATTGGCCGGATGGAGTGTATATCCCATATCGTCCCGCGGCGTTTCGTGATGCGCGATTTGAACCCTCGACGTCGTTCACGAAGCAGACGAGCCAGTCTTTCTACGATCTCAACCAGTCAATCTCTAATAAAGCCCAGGTTTCACTGAGTAGCCACGCAGATTCGGGACTTGCATGGGGCCACTCCGTGCCTGGTTTGCCCACCCACGACTCTTTGATGAAACCTCTTTTTCCACCACGACACTCTGACCAATTACCTTTCCACGCCCGAGCCAATCGTCCTCTATCAGGCCTTCCAGCACCACAGCCACTAAACAATGAGCCCACGAGTTGGTCGAGTCGCCCAATACATGGATTCCAACCTCCAGTTCCTGCAGTAGCAGTGAACACGGATTTCAAAGAGAAGGTCCTATCTGAGGCTCATGGGGTCTATGTCGACCTTCTAGCAACCATCCACCAGGCTCGCCGCAACAGCGCTAGTAACGCTGCGATTGACGGCTACTCCCGATTCTTGAAACCGAACATCTACCCCACGCCCCCGCGGCAACCGGGGCTCGACTTTTCACAAGCTCCTCCACCCGATCTCACTCGTCACAACAGTTACCCGACTAGTCAACATGACTTGCAACGCCAGAAACCCAATACCGCGGGCAGCCACAGATCGAACGATCCTCCACCTCTCTCTCGTGTCCAAACTCGCCGCCCATCCTTAAATAAATTTGCGCACAGCAGAGGGTCAGATACTCATATGCTTGGATTGCGTGACATGGGCTGTCCTCCGGGACTGCCGAGTTTCACCAGGGCCCGTGGCCCCCTTTTCAATGAGGGCTCGCCTATGTCGAATGCTGCATCTGCTTTGTCAATGCTATCTGACTTGTGTGCAGAAAGCCGTTGGGAATGGATCGATGGAATGCTGCTCGGTGGTTGTTTAGCTTATGGCTTGGGTGACTATCACAAAGCCGTGCGATGGTACTCCAGGATCATAGCTCGTGACTCAAC GCATGTGGAAGCTCTCTCCAATCTTGCAGCTACCATGTTAGCCCTCGATCGCCGAGAAGAGGCTTCGCAAAATTGGCTGCGCGCCGTGCAACTGCGGCCGAGCTTCTTTGAAGCTGTTGAACATTTGATTGGCTTACTATGCCATAGCCACAGAGGCAGGGAAGCCGTCAACATCATTGATTTTGTCCAGACTTCCCTTCGTCATCCGAAAGACGGCGATTGCTTCAAGACAGACGAACACGCTAGCGAACCAGAGAGCGACGCCGAGAGCAATATTTCCGATGTGTGCATGTACGATAAAGCGTCATTCGAGTATGATGACGACATGGGACGAACACAGGGAACAGAACCTGGCTCGCCGGATGCTAAACCCCTTGGCTTTGCGAGCAGTGGATATGCAATTTCAGGGGCGGAGAACGGGAGAATGCTAGCTTTGGTTCATGCCAAAGGAAACATGCTCTATGCTCTTGGTGATAATGCGGGTGCTGCAGCTGCATTTGAGGATGCCGTTCTCATCGCTGCTGGCCGAAGGCGACATGGCATCCAAAGCATCATCAAACAGATTTTTGCTGCCTTTTCTGGAAATCCGAGTAATGGGTACCCGAAATCCGAGCATGAGTCCCAGGAGAGCATCCTGCTCTATCCGGAGACAGCGTTGAAAACCGCCAAACTGGTTTTCCTGGCAGGCGGAATGCCGCCTGGGCTTCAATACATCGCCGAAGGAATGGCTCGCAATGCAGCCACTTCCACCACCAGcaattctcttctttctttggcAAAAATTTACCAGGATGGCATGTCTAGCGTGGGTTCCTCAGGAGCAACCCGGTCTTCCCCTGGCGTTCGCGATATTTTGGCTCTCTATTACCTTTCTCTCTCCCTGCAACCTAGCCCATCCACGGCAAACAATGTTGGCATCTTGCTGGCTGGCATTCAAAACAATCCACCAGCGAGAGGTTTGGTGCGTTCGAATGATGAGACTCGGCATCATCTCGAGATTCCTGGAGTGGTCCCTGGGAGTGGAATATCTTTAGCCTTGGCATACTACAATTATGGCTTGCATCTCGACTCGCGACATGCCCATCTGTAtaccaaccttggaagcctGCTCAAGGACATCGGGCAACTTCATGCTGCTATCAAGATGTACGAGCAAGCAGTTCAGTGCGATGGCAACTTCGATATCGCCTTAGCAAACCTGGCCAATGCCGTCAAGGATAGTGGCAAGGTCAACGATGCTATTGTATACTATAAGCGCGCTGTCAAGGTAAACCCCGAGTTTGCAGAGGCAGTGTGCGGATTAGCAAATGCCTTGAATTCGGTCTGCAACTGGGTAGGTCGTGGTGGCGTCGTCAACGCGCGGGGCTTCCGAGATCGGTGGCACGTTGATGAGAAAGGGATGCTTCGGGATTCACTCCACACCGACACGGGCGGCTCCGGATGGATCAAGCGGGTAGTGGACATTGTCGACCGACAGCTCAAAGAAGGCGAATATTGGGGCCGTGGCATGTTGACTGCAAGCACGGCAGAGCAAATGTGTCTGCAGCTGGCTCCCGCTTTGGAGTCTACTCGCTTTGCTGCCAGCCATCGTATGTCTCTGACAAAGCTTTTCCAGTCTTGGGCCGGACAGAAATGGGAAGGCTCTCGACTCGTACGACTCGTCGAGCGGGCTATCCGGTCTCTCACCTGGCAGTGGTATCAAGATCGCTATGTCTTCGGCAAAGATTACCCTCTTTCTAAGTATCGTCGACCGCAACTCCCGGGAGGTCTTTCTGCCCCAAATGCACCTACCGTTTTGCCTTTCCATACCTTCACCTGCCCACTGTCGGCGAAGCAAATCCGTCAGATCTCCCAGCGCAATGGGCTGCGGATTTCAACCTCGACCCTGAGACTGCCGTGGCTGCCATCTACCGTCTTCCCTCCACCGTCTCCGCCTAGTCCGTACCTTCGAGTTGGTTACGTGTCATCTGACTTCAACAACCACCCTCTCGCACATCTGATGCAATCTGTGTTTGGGCTGCATGATCCCTCCCGCGTCAAGTCATACTGTTACGCCACAACACCAAGTGATAAATCGGTGCACCGCCAGCAGATTGAGAAGGAGGCTCCTGTATTTTACGATGCGAGTGCATGGCCCGTCGATCGATTGGTTCAACAGATCGTTGCGGATGGGATTCACATCCTGGTTAACTTGAACGGCTACACGCGAGGAGCTCGCAACGAAGTCTTTGCTGCACGCCCAGCGCCTATCCACATGTCATTCATGGGCTTTGCAGGTACTCTCGGTGCTGAGTGGTGCGACTATATTCTTGCTGATCAGCTTTCGATTCCGCCGGAGACATTAAGCCCCGGACGGCGCACGATACGGATCGAGGATCGTCTCCTGGAAGAAGACAATGCCGAGGAACTCGAGGACTGGGTTTACGGAGAAAAGATTGTTTTTACCCGCGATACCTTTTTCTGCTGTGATCACCGACAGAGTGCCCCAGACGCCGGCGAAATGCACGTATCTtgggaagaagaacaagcCCGGCGCTGGAGAATGCGCAAAGAATTATTCCCCAATTTGAGTGACGACACTATCATCTTGGGTAATTTCAACCAGTTGTACAAG GTTGAACCCACAACGTTCCGAACATGGCTGCGCATTCTAGCGCGAATCCCCAACGCTGTTCTCTGGCTCCTCCGCTTCCCAGACACAGGCGAAAAAAACCTACGAGACATCGCCAAAGCCTGGGCCGGCGAAGAGACAGCATCGCGGATCATCTTCACGGATGTAGCCCCGAAGAACACACACATCGCGCGAGCGAAGATTTTAGACTTGTTTCTTGATACGCCAGAATGCAACGCCCACACCACAGCTACAGACGTCCTCTGGAGCGGCACCCCGCTACTCACCCTCCCGCGCTACAAGTACAAAATGTGCTCCCGCATGGCGAGCAGTATTCTCAGCAGCGCACTCCCCAGCTCTGAAGTTGGCCAGCGCGCCCGTGAAGATCTCATCGCGTCGTCGGACGAAGACTACGAAAACAAGGCTATCCGTCTGTGCCTAGATTTACAGTACTCTGGTCACGAGGGCCACGCCCGCGGCCGGCTGGTGGAGATACGACAGATGCTCTTCCGGGACCGCTACCAGAATAAGCTCTTCGATACGGCGCGCTGGGTGCGCGATCTGGAGAAAGCTTACGAGGCCGTCTGGGCGCAGTGGGTTAACGGTGAAGAAGGTGATATCTGGTTATGA
- a CDS encoding MYB family conidiophore development protein FlbD, putative gives MPASHRRGPWVPEEDQLLTQLVCEQGPNNWVRISQHMHYRSPKQCRERFHQNLKPSLNREPISADEGLMIERMVNEMGKRWAEIARRLGNRSDNAVKNWWNGSMNRKKRGLSTPTTSRTYSGRIEAPYPRASAMSPSRSRFSSSSASSRPSWTESIESAISEQCSHSRRQSLARQLSPIYTLPSINRPIETPLTSPAFSEASHGTSCEPPSMVSDHNSVCSSSPRTFPSPQLLPFPVDLRSQYEIRRPSVHVLEDSPSYPARSLESLSEIASTQRWIGHQPTLASWHQPMDVPKSWISRSEPVRDTRMGVNNLLN, from the coding sequence ATGCCTGCTTCACACCGTCGTGGTCCTTGGGTCCCAGAGGAAGATCAACTCCTCACCCAACTGGTCTGCGAACAAGGCCCAAACAACTGGGTTCGTATCTCGCAACACATGCACTACCGCTCGCCCAAGCAATGTCGGGAGCGTTTCCACCAAAATCTTAAGCCCTCACTTAACCGAGAGCCCATCTCCGCCGACGAGGGCCTGATGATCGAGCGCATGGTGAACGAAATGGGAAAGCGCTGGGCTGAGATCGCCCGCCGCCTCGGCAACCGCAGCGACAACGCAGTCAAGAACTGGTGGAACGGGAGCATGAACCGCAAGAAGCGCGGCCTGTCCACCCCCACCACTTCCCGCACTTATTCAGGCCGCATCGAGGCTCCGTACCCCCGCGCCTCAGCGATGAGCCCATCCCGCTCCCGCTTCTCCAGCTCTTCGGCTTCTTCTCGCCCGTCATGGACGGAGTCTATCGAGTCCGCCATTTCGGAACAATGTTCCCACTCCCGCCGACAATCACTGGCGCGCCAGCTCTCCCCCATCTACACCCTCCCCTCGATCAATCGACCCATCGAGACACCCCTCACCTCGCCTGCGTTCTCAGAGGCTTCACATGGGACCTCTTGCGAGCCACCTTCTATGGTCTCCGACCATAATTCCGTCTGCTCTTCTTCCCCCCGCACTTTCCCCTCCCCGCAACTCCTACCCTTCCCTGTCGACCTGCGCTCGCAGTACGAGATCCGGAGGCCCAGCGTTCATGTTCTCGAGGACTCGCCTAGTTACCCGGCTCGCTCTCTAGAGTCTCTGTCCGAGATCGCGTCCACACAGCGCTGGATAGGTCACCAGCCTACTCTGGCTTCGTGGCACCAACCTATGGACGTGCCCAAATCTTGGATCTCCAGATCTGAGCCTGTTCGTGACACTCGCATGGGAGTGAATAACTTGCTCAACTGA
- a CDS encoding Glycosyl hydrolase, putative: MPCGPSPGIEIIADHEATITNGNIKATVSRRGKIVIYDSKGNKLLEEYVRHRQDPKDSKCSALTVEARELRPTLGGDYHLTMRFESLDHEEKIFGMGQYQQPYLNLKGTDLELAHRNSQASVPFAISSLGYGFLWNNPGIGRAVLGTNEQLLNIAREHRRREVPLDLIVIDFFHRKHQGEWSFDSEFWPDPEAMVKELKELKAELMVSFWPTVENASENFPEMLEQGLLIRHDRGMRIAMQCDGDITHFDATNPAARKYIWSKAKQNYYNMGIKTFWLDEAEPEFSIYDFDIYRYHAGSNLQIGNTFPKEYTRGFYEGMTAEGQTNIVNLLRCAWAGSQKYGTLVWSGDIASSWSSFRTQLAAGLNMGLAGIPWWTTDIGGFHGGNPDDPAFRELFTRWFQWGAFCPVMRLHGDREPKPAGQPTATGADNEIWSYGDAIFEICKRYIGIREQLREYTRGLMRVAHERGTPVMRTLFCEFPLDERAWEIETQYMFGSTYLVVPVLEPGQRRIKAYLPGWSIVEALGQEGYCV, encoded by the exons ATGCCTTGCGG TCCCAGCCCAGGCATCGAGATAATTGCTGACCACGAAGCGACTATCACCAACGGCAACATCAAAGCAACAGTGTCACGCAGAGGCAAGATTGTCATTTACGATTCGAAGGGAAACAAACTCCTTGAAGAGTATGTACGTCACCGCCAGGACCCAAAGGACTCCAAGTGCAGCGCGTTGACTGTCGAGGCTCGTGAGCTGCGTCCAACCCTGGGTGGCGACTACCACCTCACCATGCGGTTCGAGTCTCTCGATCATGAAGAGAAGATTTTCGGCATGGGACAGTATCAGCAGCCCTACCTGAACCTAAAAGGCACAGACCTTGAACTGGCGCATCGTAACTCCCAAGCCAGTGTCCCTTTTGCGATTTCGTCGCTCGGCTACGGCTTCCTCTGGAACAACCCCGGCATCGGACGGGCGGTTCTGGGAACAAAT GAGCAGTTGCTTAACATTGCGCGCGAGCACCGGCGTCGCGAGGTTCCTCTGGATTTGATTGTCATCGACTTCTTCCATCGGAAGCACCAAGGAGAATGGAGCTTTGATTCGGAGTTTTGGCCAGATCCAG AGGCCATGGTCAAGGAGCTTAAAGAGCTCAAAGCCGAGCTCATGGTTTCCTTCTGGCCTACCGTCGAGAATGCATCCGAGAACTTCCCAGAGATGCTCGAACAGGGCCTTCTCATCCGCCACGACCGCGGTATGCGCATTGCGATGCAATGCGACGGCGACATCACACACTTCGACGCAACGAACCCGGCAGCCCGAAAGTACATCTGGAGCAAAGCCAAGCAAAACTACTACAACATGGGCATCAAAACATTCTGGCTCGATGAAGCCGAGCCCGAGTTCTCAATCTACGACTTCGACATCTACCGCTATCACGCCGGCAGTAACCTGCAAATCGGAAACACCTTCCCGAAAGAGTATACACGGGGGTTCTACGAAGGCATGACTGCAGAGGGCCAAACGAACATAGTCAACCTCTTGCGATGCGCATGGGCAGGCAGCCAGAAGTACGGCACGCTCGTGTGGAGCGGCGACATCGCATCGTCGTGGAGCTCATTCCGCACCCAACTCGCAGCAGGCCTGAACATGGGTCTAGCTGGGATCCCATGGTGGACGACAGATATCGGCGGCTTCCACGGCGGCAACCCCGACGACCCTGCGTTCCGCGAGCTGTTCACGAGATGGTTCCAGTGGGGAGCGTTCTGTCCAGTTATGCGGCTACATGGGGACCGTGAGCCGAAGCCGGCGGGACAGCCGACGGCTACCGGGGCGGATAATGAGATCTGGTCGTATGGAGATGCGATTTTTGAAATCTGTAAACGGTATATTGGGATTCGGGAGCAGCTTCGTGAGTACACGCGGGGATTAATGCGTGTGGCTCATGAGAGGGGGACTCCTGTGATGAGGACTTTGTTTTGCGAGTTCCCGTTGGATGAGCGGGCTTGGGAGATTGAGACTCAGTATATGTTTGGGTCGACGTACTTGGTTGTGCCAGTATTGGAGCCAGGGCAGCGCAGGATCAAGGCCTATCTGCCCGGTTGGAGCATCGTAGAAGCTCTGGGACAAGAAGGATACTGTGTATGA
- a CDS encoding Nucleotide-binding, alpha-beta plait translates to MAFSGASAPIADIDIDMDLDLGPEPEPEPIQVEATPNLETTNDPLTDEAVYEKVHIRGVDELTTEDIKQFASDCSGQDPVRVEWIDDTSANIVFSSAEIGLQALTALTQLAEEEDASTLPPLRLRSAKLLSSHPDSVLQVRSAVKSDRKQARAHEKSRFYLMHPEHDPRERLRQEFADRRRNDDAGEGDYRRRRFDDREHRRRRDRDEVDRFNADMYDDNAGSEPERARVQPRGRGQRDLFPDDDGRSSGRLRNRSASPGRDTLEEELRVERGGRDDSRRFRERSLRFIRKNQDKELFPSASAGESESGNRELFPNKTTSSYIKKEVHPSKASNHRRSDAFDASIPGTSEHRRNSKIELFPESTNNGARIRGAATATEDQGFAIRGGSSNGMSIKGRGASVRELFPSKYDGDTSNNANAGKELFSDTLEGRGGRRRRAEDMFS, encoded by the exons ATGGCGTTCAGTGGGGCCTCAGCTCCCATCGCGGACATCGACATCGACATGGACCTTGACCTAGGACCAGAGCCAGAACCAGAGCCAATTCAGGTG GAAGCAACTCCGAACTTGGAAACCACAAACGACCCTCTCACCGATGAAGCGGTCTACGAAAAAGTGCATATTCGCGGCGTCGATGAATTGACAACAGAGGATATCAAGCAATTTGCCAGTGACTGCTCTGGACAGGACCCAGTGCGCGTTGAATGGATCGACGATACATCCGCCAACATCGTCTTTTCCTCCGCCGAAATCGGCCTCCAAGCTCTCACAGCTCTCACACAActcgccgaggaagaagacgcGTCCACCTTGCCACCTTTGCGTCTCCGATCGGCGAAGCTCCTCTCCTCCCATCCTGACTCCGTCCTCCAAGTGCGATCGGCTGTCAAGTCGGACCGCAAGCAAGCACGCGCTCATGAGAAGAGTCGCTTCTACCTCATGCACCCTGAACATGATCCTCGAGAACGCCTGCGACAAGAGTTTGCAGACCGGAGACGCAATGATGACGCAGGTGAAGGAGATTACAGGCGGCGCAGATTCGATGACCGGGAGCACCGACGCCGCCGAGACCGCGACGAGGTCGACCGCTTCAACGCCGACATGTACGATGACAATGCTGGCTCTGAACCCGAGCGCGCTCGGGTACAGCCCAGAGGTCGTGGCCAGAGAGACCTGTTTCCAGATGACGACGGGCGATCAAGTGGACGTCTCCGAAATCGCAGTGCGTCACCGGGACGAGACACTCTGGAGGAGGAACTTCGAGTCGAGCGAGGCGGCCGTGATGACAGCAGGCGGTTCCGCGAGAGGTCGCTTCGATTCATTCGTAAGAACCAGGATAAAGAGCTTTTCCCAAGCGCGAGCGCGGGCGAGAGCGAGTCGGGAAACCGCGAGCTTTTCCCAAACAAGACCACATCCAGCTACATCAAGAAGGAGGTGCATCCTAGCAAGGCTAGTAACCATCGCCGGTCAGATGCATTCGATGCTTCTATCCCAGGCACTTCTGAACACCGACGCAACAGCAAGATTGAGCTCTTCCCCGAGTCCACCAACAATGGCGCCCGCATTCGGGGAGCAGCCACAGCCACCGAGGACCAAGGGTTTGCCATCCGGGGAGGATCTTCAAACGGCATGTCGATCAAAGGCAGGGGTGCGTCGGTGCGCGAGCTGTTTCCTTCCAAGTACGACGGTGATACCAGCAACAACGCCAACGCTGGCAAGGAATTGTTTTCCGATACACTTGAAGGACGTGGTGGTCGTCGGCGCCGGGCTGAGGATATGTTCAGCTAA